Genomic window (Aquimarina sp. BL5):
AAAAAAAGAACAGCAACTAAATGAACTAAAAACCAAGTTTCTCTCTCTGGTATCTCACGAGTTTAAGACACCCTTAAGTGGAATTCTTACCTCAACAACATTGATCGGAAAATACACTAAGGAAGAGCAGCAAGAAAAGAGAGATAAACATCTTGCTACTATAAAAAATAAAGTAAAATATCTTGATAACATTCTTAATGATTTCTTGTCTGTAGAACGTCTGGAAAGTGGCAAGGTAAAATATAAGTTCGCTACCTTTCCTTTGAGTAAAGTAATTAATGAAGTGATATATGATGCAAATATGTTGCTTAAAGATGGACAAAGAATAAAATATCCTCAGGATATTGATGAGCACATCATTGATTTTGATGAGAAAATATTAGAATTGGTATTAACCAATCTAATCCGAAATGCGATAAAATATTCTGGAGAGAATACTGAGATTGACCTTCAGGTAGTTTTTGAGAATGACCTTCTTACATTTCATATCATTGATCAAGGAATTGGTATTCCGGAAAAAGAACAACAATTCATCTTTAATCGATATTTTAGAGCAGAAAACGCTTTATTAGATCAAGGTACTGGAATCGGGTTGAATATCGTAAAAAGTCATTTGGAAAATCTGGGCGGTAATATTACTTTTACAAGTAAAGAAAACCAAGGCTCGACCTTTACAGTACAAATACCTGTAGCAAAACAATCTTAACTAATGATAAAAACCGTTTTATTAATAGAGGATGATACTGCTCTTAGAGAAAACACAGCAGAGCTGCTGGAGCTATCAGACTATAATGTGATTACATCTCCTAACGGGAAAATAGGTATTACTAAAGCAAAAGAAGAAAAGCCTGATATCATCGTCTGTGATATTATGATGCCAGAAGTTGATGGTTATGGAGTTTTGGAGGCATTATCTCATGATACTAATACGAACCAAATACCCTTTATTTTCGTGTCTGCTAAAACAGAACACAAGGAAATACGAAAAGGAATGGATTTAGGTGCTGATGATTATCTGACTAAACCAT
Coding sequences:
- a CDS encoding PAS domain-containing sensor histidine kinase: MKVFEKNNNIFRILSEAISEGIIVVNKDQIIVATNESANNIFGYEKNELVGKELTILIPKKHHNTHGGYVDKFIADSGKRKMGLGRDLFGVRKNGNKFPVEVGLNPFEIYDNSYVMALISDITLRKEQEVKIQELNTELEQKIKKRTQELYTTIKELEEEIKLREKAEAVTKEALKKEQQLNELKTKFLSLVSHEFKTPLSGILTSTTLIGKYTKEEQQEKRDKHLATIKNKVKYLDNILNDFLSVERLESGKVKYKFATFPLSKVINEVIYDANMLLKDGQRIKYPQDIDEHIIDFDEKILELVLTNLIRNAIKYSGENTEIDLQVVFENDLLTFHIIDQGIGIPEKEQQFIFNRYFRAENALLDQGTGIGLNIVKSHLENLGGNITFTSKENQGSTFTVQIPVAKQS